From the genome of Sinanaerobacter sp. ZZT-01:
AAGCTCTTCTCCCACAGCTCGCACTTCGTCTTTAAATAAAAGGCGAAGCGGTTCTAAAAGCTCCAGCTTCATATTTTCCGGAAGTCCGCCTACATTGTGATGGCTCTTGATGACTGCCGCATCTCCGGCACCGCTTTCAACCACATCGGGATAAATGGTCCCTTGCAGAAGAAAATCAATTCCGCCTTCCTCTTCGTAGAGCTTTGTTGATTCTTCATCAAACACATTGATAAATTCTGCGCCAATGATTTTTCTTTTTTTCTCCGGATCACTTACGCCTGCCAGCTTGGATAAAAAACGCTCCTGTGCATTCACACGCTTAATTTTCATCTTGAACTGCTTTCCGTAAACTTCCATCACCTGATCGCCTTCGTCTTTTCTGAGAAGACCGTGGTCTACAAAAATACAGGTCAAATTATCACCAATTGCTTCGTGAACCAAGACCGCTGCAACCGAAGAATCCACACCGCCGGATAGTGCGCAAAGCACCTTCTTATCTCCTACAATCTCTTTAATTTCTTTAATTTTCTGTTTTGCAAAGCTGGACATTGTCCAATTCTCTTCGCATCCACAAATCTTATATAAGAAATTTTTAAGAAGCTGCTGTCCAAACGGTGTATGATGCACCTCCGGGTGAAATTGTACTGCATAAAGCTTCTTTTTTACATCTTCCATCGATGCAGTCGGGCAATGATCCGTGTAGGAAGAAACCGTAAAGCCTTCCGGTACCTGCTCGATATAATCCGTATGGCTCATCCAGCAAAGCGTCTGTGCTTCAATGCCATCGAATAAAAGGCTCTCATGCTTTTGTGTTGGATTATTTCTGCTTCCGCTGTATATTTTTACACGTCCGTATTCTTTAAAATCCGGGCTTACAACTTTTCCGCCCAAGACATGTGCCATAAGCTGTGCACCGTAACAAATTCCCAAAATAGGAATGTTTTTTTCAAACAGCTCTTTAGGCAGCATCGGTGCATTCTCCAGATAAACACTGTTTGGCCCTCCGGTGAAAATAAGACCTTTTGGCGTTTCCTTTTCAATGCGCTCCATCAGCTTCGTGTAATGAACAATTTCACAATACACATTCGCTTCTCTGACTCTTCTGGCAATCAGCTGATTGTACTGTCCGCCAAAATCAACAACTAAGATTCCTTGGTACTCCATTATATTTCCTCGTATAATGTATAAGCACTATACCTTCCCTTTCTTTCCGATTTTTTACGATAAAGATCTCTCTAAAGCTATGACTCCCCATCGTCTCCTTTAAAGGCAGCTGAATTTATCTGACAGGGTTTGCCGAACTGTCCTTTAGAATGACATCGTGTGCGCCACCCTCTACAATGCTGGTCGCCGATACCAAAGTCAATTTCGCACTTTTTTGCAGTTCCGGAATGGATACCGCACCGCAATTGCACATGGTAGAACGAACCTTATTCAGCGACAATGTCACATTGTCCTTTAAATTACCGGCATAAGGCACATAGGAGTCCACGCCTTCTTCAAAAGAAAGTTTTCCGTCTCCGCCCAAATCATAACGCTGCCAGTTTCTTGCACGGTTAGAGCCTTCTCCCCAGTACTCTTTTACATAATTTCCATTGATATTGAGCTTGTTTGTAGGACTTTCATCGAAACGGGAGAAATATCTTCCCAACATAATGAAATCCGCTCCCATCGCCAAAGCTAACGTCATATGGTAATCATACACAATGCCGCCGTCTGAACAAATCGGGACATAGATTCCTGTCTGTTCAAAATATTCGTCTCTTGCTTTTGCAACTTCAATAACAGCCGATGCCTGTCCACGTCCAATGCCCTTCTGCTCACGTGTAATGCAGATAGAACCACCACCGATACCGACTTTAATAAAATCAGCGCCAGCCTTCACTAAAT
Proteins encoded in this window:
- the guaA gene encoding glutamine-hydrolyzing GMP synthase → MEYQGILVVDFGGQYNQLIARRVREANVYCEIVHYTKLMERIEKETPKGLIFTGGPNSVYLENAPMLPKELFEKNIPILGICYGAQLMAHVLGGKVVSPDFKEYGRVKIYSGSRNNPTQKHESLLFDGIEAQTLCWMSHTDYIEQVPEGFTVSSYTDHCPTASMEDVKKKLYAVQFHPEVHHTPFGQQLLKNFLYKICGCEENWTMSSFAKQKIKEIKEIVGDKKVLCALSGGVDSSVAAVLVHEAIGDNLTCIFVDHGLLRKDEGDQVMEVYGKQFKMKIKRVNAQERFLSKLAGVSDPEKKRKIIGAEFINVFDEESTKLYEEEGGIDFLLQGTIYPDVVESGAGDAAVIKSHHNVGGLPENMKLELLEPLRLLFKDEVRAVGEELGIAHELVWRQPFPGPGLAIRCLGEITDEKLHIIRESDAILRDEVAKAGLTESIWQYFTVLPNIRSVGVMGDFRTYDYTVGIRAVTSVDGMTSDWARIPYEVLEVISNRIVNEVKGVNRIVYDITSKPPSTIEWE